The genomic region GCACGTCACAAAGGTGTACTCATCGAACGGGCGCTCCCTCAAGGCCGTGGACGACATCTCCATGGAAATAAACGACTCTGAATTCATATGCATCGTCGGCCCATCGGGCTGTGGCAAGTCTACTCTTCTAAGAATGATAGCTGGCCTGGAGCCCGTGTCGAGCGGCGAGATACTGATGGGCGGAAAGAAGATAACCTCGCCATCTCCTGAAATAGGGTTCGTGTTCCAGGAGTACACCCTTTTCCCATGGCGGACGGTGGGCAAGAACGTCGAGTTCGGGCTGGAGCTAAAAAGGGTGCCGCCTCAGGAGAGGGAGAGGGTGGTGGCAAAGTACCTCGATATGGTCGGCCTGTCCAGGTTTAAGGACTCGTACCCCCACCAGCTTTCTGGCGGGATGCGCCAGAGGACGGCCATCGCCAGGACGCTCGCCGTTAATCCTAAAATTTTGCTCATGGACGAGCCCTTCGGGGCGCTTGACGCCCAGACCCGTAACATCCTGCAGGAGCAGCTTCTGGACATCTGGCATAAGGAGAAGAAGAAGGTGCTCTTTGTCACCCATAACGTGGACGAGGCCGTCTTTTTGGCAGATAAAGTAGTGGTCATGACCGCCAGGCCGGGCCGTATTAAGGAGATAATAGACATAGAAATCCCTCGCCCACGGGAGCGAACTGAGACCGAGGTCAACAAGGTCCGCAACGTGATCTTGAAGTCCCTTTTCGAGGAGGTCCAGAAGCTTTCGGACCATTAAAGCCGCAAGAGCGGGCATTAATTATACGGATGGCCTCGCTGGCGCTAAAAGTCGTAAGCGGGCCTTTTCAGCCTTGTCTTTAATCCATTTAGCCAGGCGCCGATACCTCATCTCAGTGAAATACGCCACAATGTATGCGACCACGTTTGTCAATACTAGAGATATGGCGATGAACGCCGGTAACGGGCAGCTGAGGCCGTATATGTCGTCGAGCGCCAGGAGAGCAGCTATCATGGCCACATGTAGCAGGTAGAGTGTGTATGAATAGCTGGCCATGGTTTTGATGAAGCCCTTTAGCCGGGCTCCTCTAAATATCTCCTCCTTGCCGTTAAAGTTAATGACGGCTAGCAATATTGCACACCCTGCCAGAAGTTCGAGGACGTATTCATAGTATATTATACCGATATGCAAGTCGATAGACATCCTTATGGCTATTAGGATGATAGCTATGGGGAAGAGGTATTTGAAGTATTTACGTATCTGTTCGGCATATATCCCTCTGGTCATCATAGCCGTGATAAGGACTCCGAAGAACCATACAGGGACGAGAGTCCCCCTATAGTTTGTAGCGGCCAGATATATCGGATAGAGCGAGAAGAGCAAAAATCCCAGCATGGCTTTAACTTTGAGCATATTTTTTGGCTTATAGAATACTATCAGCCAGCCGAACGCCATGTATAGCCACCATTCGATGTTCAATGTCCAGAGAAGCTCGGCAAATGGAGGCCTTGGAATATGAAATGGAGGCATCATCTGGAGCATCAGCAGGTTTGCCAGAAATATGTCGATTGATATGCTTGAGGTGCCGAACCTGGGACTTAGTAGATAAAAAAGGGGGGCATTAATGGCCCTTATTAATATGTCCAGGGCTAATATGATGATGAGGCATGGGACCAGGCCTGAATATATCCTTGAAAAGCGGTCGATGAAATAGCTGCCAAATCCATAATTGCCCGCCTGGAGCTTTTTGAATAGCGAGTTTGAGATGACGATGCCAGATATGAAGAAAAATAGCATCACGCCCATAATCCCTAGATTACCGGGTCCCATCCAGATTAGGCTATTATCGTATTTGACATTTTTATATAGAAGGTATAGGGGGATAATGTGGCTTACTACCACCATCTCGCATGCCAGTACGCGGAGAAGGTCTAATAAGACAGAAGCGTCTCCGGATAAATAATTATTTCTTATTGGGCCTTGAGCGCTAACCGGGTTAATTCTACCACGAGCCTACCTATATTCTTGAATTATCATTTGGTACTTATAGATTATAGAATACTTGATTATATAAAAGTTATGGATTATAAGCTAAGCTATTGTCGGGCAGAAGGTTTTTCTTTTGCTAGAAAAAGAAGACGTGGTGTTTAGCCATCCATTATCAACTAGAGCTCCGCTTTAGTCTTTATTTTACGTCAAACCGAACGTTTATATCTCTTTATTATATAATTTGTATTTATAGTGAGATGATGACCACGAGCAGGCTTAGGACGGGCATCGCCGGCCTGGACGAGATGACCGGCGGCGGCTTCATACGAGGCGATACCACCCTGATAACAGGGCCTCCAGGCACGGGCAAGACGACTTTCGGTCTTCAGTTTCTAATGCAGGGCATCTCGGAAGGCGAAAGCGGGGTGTTTGTGACAGTCGAGGAGATGCCCCAGAAGATAGCGAGCGACGCAATGAACTTCGGATGGGACCTGAAAAGGCTGGAGGCCGAGAAAAAGATGAGGCTTTTCCACCTGCGCTCGGAGATGCTCCAGGCGGGCGGGGCGCCCATCATGCAATGCCTCGACATCGTCAACGCCATTGGGGCAAAGCGCGTAGTCGTGGACCCAATCTCATTATACTCATTAAACGTGGGCAACCCAACAGACCTTCGGAGGGAGCTGTACGCATTCGTGAACTACATGAAGGAGAGCGGGCTGACGCTCGTCCTTACCCACGAGGTGCCCGACATAATCACAAGGGTATCCCGCATATCCGACTACGGCCTCGAGTTCATCGTAGACTGTATAATCATGCTCCAGTACGTAGAGATAGAGTCGGAGATAAGGAGGTCAATAAGCGTGCTGAAGATGAGGGGGTCGGACCATGATAAGGCCATAAGGAGGTATAAGATAACGGACAGGGGCGTCGAGATCGAGGCGCGGTTCGAGGGCTACGAGGGCATCATGAGCGGCACGGCCCGCAAGACAGGGGCGCAGGCGTTCATCGAGGCGTTCAAGCGGTAAGGCGATGGCATGGAAGGCTCTCAACTGGCCCTTTTGGCAGCCGTCGTATGCGAGCTCATATTGCTGGCCTTCATCTTTTGCATTGCAAGGTTTTATGAGCTGAAGTTCAGGGAGAAGACTTTCCCCCTCTCTTTTCTCGCTCCCGCCCTCGTTTTCCTGGGTGCGATGGCATTCGCATTGTACGCCGGCTCAGGGCTGGGATGGGAGCTGCTGATAACTAATGCATGTACGCTTTTAGCGTTGGCGACATCGGGGCTTCTCCTCTACAGAAAAATGATGGGGGTGTCTCATTGAGCGGAGTTCTAGAGTTCCTCAACTGGGCATCCCTTTTCGTGGCGCTGTCCGGGATGGCGCTACTGCTCCGTGCCCTGAGCCGCAGGCTCGGGGAGGCGCTACGCATGAAAAAGTACTACCTGCTCTACGACGCCAGCATCGCCCTCATGGCCCTATCCCTGATTCTAATCATCTCCGGGCTTTTTAGCGGCTTGCTATCCAGGCTATTGTTCTTATCGGGCGCTGTGCTCATGGTGGGCACAACCATGCGATACTGGTGGTGGATAGTGCCGGAAATATTTAAGCCTGGCCAATAATTATTTAGCCTGGAGAGTAAAGCATTAATATCATTGGCTCAAAAAGGAAAAGGTAAGGGTAAAATGGTCAGGGGATAAAATGGCGCTTGGATGGAGAGACATCTTATATTTCTTAATGGGGCTCATCGCCATCTGCCTGGTGGTATCTTTTAGCGCTTACCAGCTTACGACGTATGGGTCGGTGCGCGACGCGCTCGAGGGCATCGCCATGCAGCCGTCGCAGGTGGTGGGCCTGCACGAGCAATACGACAGCATGGTCGAGCAGTTCGCAAGCGGAGGCGGTGACACGTTCACCTTCCGCTTTGGCGGGCAGTCCATCGACGTCACCGCGTATCAGGCGAATGGAAAAGGCGAGAGCCAGGTGATAGGCATCGTGCTGGATAAGTATGCGGAAAACCTCTATAACGGGAACGTGCAGGGCTCGCTCTCCATGGCCGCGGGCATCGCGGGCGCCAGCGCGAACGCCTTCTATTTCCTCGTCTCAGCGCTGCTGTTCGCCGCATTCTTCATAATACTCGCCCTCTCGTACATACAGCGGTGGTATGAGACAACGATGGACATGCTTAAGGGCGCTGGCAAGGTCATCCTTGTGATGGGTGCCATCGCGTTCATCTCCTTTTTGATAATGCCAGCCGTAGTCAAGTCGGTGATGTGGGCCTCCATTAATACGGAGCTTGGGAGGGATGTGGTCCGTGTCATCGAGCCCAGGATAACCGGCGCCCTTCTCGTCAATACGCTCATCGTCATCCTCTTCGGCGCCCTGCTTTATGGGGCTGGATTTCTGCTCCACATGGATACTGGCGAGGAGGAGCCTGGTGCCACGGGATACCCGAAGTTCATCTCCAGGATGAAGGAGGCGGCCAGGGCTCGCGGTACATCGCCTGGAAGGGTGCCTTCAAAGCCTGGTCGCAGGCAGCTATGAGCCATCGGTGCCAGAGCCATGTCGTGCCTCATACCTGCTGAAGAACCTGGAGTAGAGCACTGCGGCGGCCAGGTAAAACAGGCAGGTCGCAACGTAGGGCAAAATGTAAAAGCCATACGACATGAGCACGCCGGCGACATAGGAGCTTACCGCTATCGAGATATAGCTGCCCATCGACGTCAGGCTCGACACGGACGCCATCTCCTCGCTATGCACTATCTCCATGGAAAAGCTGTTGCTTATGGGCACGGACATGTTCATGAACAGCATCCTTAGTATGTAGGCGGCGCCGGCGATATACAGGTTGGTGGTAATTGCCAGGATTACGAGGAAAGGTATTGATAGGAGGTAGGTCAGCGATACGGTCTTGACCTTTCCTATCCGTGAGACCATGCAGGGCACCGCCATCGCCCCCACCGCCATGGAGGCCTGGGCCATGGCGAAGATCAGGCCTATCTGGCCCGGCGTGGCGGAGAGCATCTTGCTAAAGTAAACGTTAAAGAACGGCACGATGAGGCCCGCGCCCAGCCCTATCAGGCAGCTTATGGCGACCAGGCGCTTGACCACCCTGGACCGGGCCAGCTCGGCCAGCATCGGCCCGACCGCTGGAGAGCCTACGCAAACCTTCTTTTTCTCTTTCAGGAATATCAAAGGGATGATGGATGCTATGGCGACCGCGACCGAAGCGTATAGCGTGTAGCGATAGGACAGGGCGCTCCCCCCGTCGACCCCGAAGGCGGACGACCACACCTGAGGCAGGTAGCCGCCTATGGCCATGCCCAGGACGGTGGCCACCACGAACAGGGCGAAGTTGAAGCTGAACAGGTAGATCCTATCCTCCGCCGTGCTGTTCTCGACCATGAAGGGGGCGGCTATTATGACGGGGACCGTGGAAAAGATGCCGCTCAAGAGGCTTAGCATGAGCAGCCACTCCTGGGAGGTCATCACGTAAAGCAGAAATGACACAACCGTCGATACTATACAAGACGCGAGCAGGCTTTTCTTGCTCCCGATCCAGCCGCATACCTGGGCTGCGGGGAAGGCGAACAGGCCCGTGGCTATCATCGTCACCGAAATGATGAGGCCTAAAAACTGCTCGTTATAGCCAAGCCTGATAATATAAAGATTAAAGATGACGCTGGCTATGCCCACGTAAAGGGATGTCAAAAAGTTATAGGCGAGGTACATCTTCGCGTTAGTCGAGAAGTTTTTCAGTGCCTGGGTGTAGTCGTTGATAACAGGGCATCCCCTCCTTTCTAAATGTTAAAAATAATCAAAATAAAGATACTTTGTGGTTTTTATGGCGTGATAATCCTTTGCATGATGCTTTTAGCGAGCTGCGGCTTCTCGGCGTCCTTGAAGTAGTGGTAAAGCAGGAAGGCGGTTAGGACGTAGAAGATACAGGTCCCTACGAAAGGTATAAGGTAGTTTTCACTGGCTATTAGAAGGCCGCTCAGGTAGGTGCTCACCGATACGGCGATGTAGTTCCCCGTCATCATCATGCCCAGGGCCAGGCCCTGCTCGCCCGGCTTAATCTGCTCCATCTGGAAGCTGGTGGTGGCCGGGCCGGCCATGTTGATGAAGAATACGTAAGCCACATATGCGGCCGCCGCCAGAAGAAAGCTCTGTGACAGGGCTATGAGCATCACGAATGGGGCTGCGAACACCTTCGACAGCGCCGCCGAGCGGACCTTCCCTATCTTTGAGGTGAGGTATGGCGTGATGATGAACCCCGCCAGCATGACGGCGCCGGCCGCGGCGGAGACAAGGCCGACCTCAAGCACGCCAGCCTGGAGGGCTTTTACGAAATACACGTTAAAGTAGGGCACTATCATGCCAGAAGCGGCGCCAAACGTCAGGCTGGTAACCGTGAACCTCACCACGTCGGCTGAAGGCCTTAAGGACTTCAGCGAAAACGAGCCACATCTAATCCTGGTGGCATACCCGCTCTCCTTGACTAGAAGCATGAGGATGGAGCCTATGGCGAGCAGCAGGGCCGATGATAGAAGCGTTAGCCTCAGGCCGCCCGCGTTGAGCCCTGTAAACGGCCCCCACATGCCGGGGAGGATGCCGCCCAGCGCGCTGCCTATAACTGAGGATATCCAGCTTATGGAGGCGTTAGCGCTGAAAACGTGTACGGACTCCTCTTTCCTGGCGTTTTCCGCCAGCATCGGGGTGAGCGCCACCGAGCTTATCGATACGAAGGCCCCGCCGGCAACGCTGAACAGTAGAAGGGCATACTGGGACGATAACAGGTATAGGGGTATGGCTGATAGCGTTGAAAGCGCCCCCGATATTATCATGAGTGCCCTTTTATCGTACCGATCGCAGAGGATACCTGCAGGTATGGACATGACGGATGAGGCCAGTACGTTTGAGGCAAGCACAAGCCCGAGGAAATCGGCCCCATAGCCGAGGCTTAATATGTAGAGGTTGAAGAGAATGCCGTATATGCCCGTGTACAGGCAAACTATGAAGCTTCGCAGCAATAGCAGCTTCACGTTCGTGTTGAAGCTGGCTATGGTGCGCACGTACTCTTTTATTATCTCTATACCCCCTGGCCTATAAGTATCGAAATTTCGCGCCGGAAGTTTAAATCTTTATGCCTGCCCTCGAAGCCCTGTCAGGCGATTTTAGCCTGGCTATGCCATCCTCATCCTCCCTGAAGAAGTGGTACATGAGGCCGGCGGCCATGAAGTATGCGCAACACGTCGCCGCATACGGCAAGACGTAGTTCCCCTGAGCCATGAGTAAGCCGCTGAGGTACGTGCTGGCCGAGACGATGACGCCGCTCACGGTGGACATGAACCCTATCGCGAACCCTCTCTCTTCCGGCTCGATCTTCTCCATCTGCAGGCTTGTTATCGCGGGGCCGGCCAGGTTCATCAGGAGCATCCTGGCGGCATAGGCGAACGATCCCATCGTGAAGCTTGCCGTCGCCATCATGATAATTAAGAAAGGTATGGAGGCCATCTGGGTGAGCGCCGCAGCCCTGGCCTTTCCCAGCCACGAGGAAACGTGTGGCGTGACGGTGAAGCCCACGACCATGATGGCGTTGGTGATGGCGAAGACAGCGCCTATCTCAGAGGGGCCTGCGCCGAGCACTTTCGTGAAATAGACGTTAAAGTAGGGCACTACGGCGCCCGTGCCGACGCCCGTGAGGGCGCTTATAGTCGTGAACTTCAATAGGTTCGGGGAAAACCTTATGCTTGCCCTCCTAGATGTACGGCGAGGCTTGCCGCTTTTCATCATAAGAAGCGTGGACCACCCTGCTAGGAGCAGTAGGAGCGATAGCACTAGCGTGAGCCGATATGGGCGGCATCCGGGCCGTAGCCGGAGCATTATGCCGGGAATGATGCCACCGGCAATGCAGCCGATGATTGATGCCGTCCAGCTCAGCGCAGAGTTGAGGCTGAATATCCTCACTGTATCCTTCTCGCAGTTCTCGGTGAGGAGAGGCGTCGCGCAAACCGCGCTCACCGAGCTGCACGCCCCTCCTATGGCGCTGAAAAATAGCAGGACCCACGGCGAGCCTACCAGGAATATGGGCGCCGTGGATATGAGCGAGAGCAAGCCAGAGATGGCCATCAACTTTCGCTTGTCGAAGCGGTCGCAGAGCACCCCGGCCGGCACCGCTGCCGCCGATGAGGCGAGCATGTTAACAGATATCACCAGCCCGAGAAAATCCTCGCGGAAGCCCAGGTCGAGTATGTAAAGGTTGAATATCACGTCGTATATGCCCTGGTATACGCTAAGGATAAATGAGCGCATGATGAAGAGCCTGACGTTCTTTTTAAACGCGTCATCGATCATAGGCATAGCACCCTCCTGGCGGGTGATAAATGAAAAGGCAATAAACCTTTATATGCTTCTGCTTGCCTAAAAAGCCATTAAAATACTGTGACAAGCATTTTTAGGCTTTTATGTGTCTTAAAACGCCAAAAACCAGCTTAAAAATCAACCAATTTTTATATCTATAAACGTGGTTTTGCCTATCAGGGGTGAGTGATCAAATGGACGGCCTCATCTGGCTGGCGGTATTGTTCCTGATATTAGCGCTGGTGGCCTACATCCTCGGCGCGAGGGGCATTGCCGGCCTAAGCATTGAGATAGCAAAATGGCTCGTGATAATCTTCGTCATCCTCGCCATCATCGTGTTCCTGTTCGGTGGCAGGGTGTTCTTGCCGACGCCATTGCTGCTGGCATAATGCTCGCCATAGGGCAGCACAGACAACTTCAAATATTCAGACATTATAAGAGATAGTACAAAAAGAATTAGGGATGGATTAAGAAAAAAAGCGGCATAATATAGCGCTGCCCTCTATGGAGCATTAACAGTGTTATCGACCAGCCTGCTACTCTCGATACTACTCATACTGGTTTTAGGGAAGATACTGGGCATAGCTGCCGAGCGGATGGGCATGCCCTCGCTCGTGGGCGAGCTACTCACGGGCATCATCCTGGGACCCATGATGCTCGGCATAATCCACCCTGCCGCCGCAGGGTCCGAGGACCCCCTCAAGTTTTTATCGGACCTGGGCATCCTTTTCATGATGTTCCTGATGGGCCTTTCCATTGACATAGAAAGCGTGATGAAGACGAACTCCCGGAGCGCCGCCTCCATCACCATTATAGGCGCCGCGATAGTCCTGGCGCTCTCCACGGCCCTGATGGCCGTCATCGGAATGGCGCTGGGGCAAGACCTGTACACCTCGGTCATCCAGGGCTGCCTCATAGGCGTGGGCCTGACGTCGACCTCGACCGTCATCGGCTTCCGCTACCTGAGCGAGATAGGCGACCGCTTCTCGAACGTATTTAAGACGCTCGTTGCCGTGGAGGTCACCGACGGGATCTTCTCCATCATGGCCCTCGCGGTGCTGCTCTCCATCGTAGGCCTGCTAGCGAAGGGGTCCACCGGGGCAGCAATAGACACAAACGGCTTCATGTCCGAGGTTGGATGGTCCACCTTTAAGCTATTCCTTTTGATGCTAGGCTTCATGATCTTCGTCATCAAGTTCGGCGGCGTGGTCACTGATTGGCTGCTTGGCGTCTCCCGGAAGAGCAGGGATGAGCAGTCGATCATCACGCTCTCCTTGATCGTATTATTCGCCGTTGCCACCCTGAGCGATTGGCTCGAGCTGACGTACGTAATCGGGGCGTTCCTGGCAGGGGCAATACTGGCGGGCTCGCCTTACAGCAGTACGGTTATCGAGCCGAGGATCAGGGCGATTGGCTACGGCCTTTTCATCCCCATATTTTTCGCCTACACGGGCATCTCTATGGACTTTAGCGCCCTTTTCAAGGCGCCGTCCATCCGCCTGGCCGGTAACCTGGCATTGCCTTGCTACCTGCTCCTGTTCCTGGGCCTTCTGGTCATCGTTATGGCGGGTAAGTATATCGGCACGAGGGCTGGGTGTGCCCTCTCAGGCGGCTATAAGGGGTATGAGGCCCATCGTATTGGAGTCTCTTTGATGTGCGCGGGCGAGGATGCCCTGGTTATCGTGGGCATCGGTGCGAGCATCTCCGCATCTCCAGGAGGCCAGCATATCATCAGTAACGAGCTTCTATCCATAGTGGGCCTTATCGTCATCGTGTCCTCGTTGTTGGCCCCCATTTTCATGAAGCGGTCTTATGAGGAAAAGGATTATACGCCGCCCGTGGCGTCCCATACCAGGACCGGCCTTAACGGTAAATCTAAGGGCAGGTATAGGAGCCTGTGAGCCTTACTGGAGGCTTTCGAAAAGCATAACATTTTTAGCTTTAAAGCCGTATTTGAGACAACATGTTCGACCTGTACAGCCTGCTGGCGGGCATCTTCATAGGGCTTTCCCTGGCTGTGCCGCCCGGCCCCGTCAACGCCATAATAGCCGCGGAATCGGTCAAGAGGTCGTACCTCGCAGGGATAAAGGTTGGGCTCGGGGCGATGACGGCGGACGCCACTTTCCTGTTTATAACGCTCATAGGCATTGCCGTGCTGTTCACGGGCGAAACCGTTAAAATGATGGCGTCCGTCGCCGGAAGCCTCATACTCGCGTACATGGCCGTAAAAATACTAAAAGGGCACAAAAAGCCGCTAAAAGAGAGCGGAAAAGAGGATATAAAGAACCATTACATGACTGGCGTCATCGTCGGCATTACCAACCCTGCGTCCATCCTGTGGTGGGTGACGGCAGGCGCAGCGCTTATCGCCAACTTCAATGCCCCGGGAATAGCCGGGTTTTTCATCGGCATCTTCATATGGGTCTCATCTTTCTCGATAACCCTACATTTCGCCCAAAAAAAGGTGGAATGGCTCTACCCAGTCATAATGCTGGCCAGCGGCCTGGTGCTCTTGTTTTTCAGCGTGATGCTCCTGTATAACGCCATCATGATGGCCCTATGAAAGCCTTTTTACAGCCTCGGCAATGACAGGGGCAACCGTGACCTTGCTCATGGGCCTTTCCAGCGTGTCGGTGGCTATGACCTCCTTAACGCCGGCATCATACAACTTAAGGTAAGCGTTGTGGGCGAAGACCGGGTGCACGCAGGCCACGTAAACGTCACGCACTCCCTCCGCCTTTAGCAGCTTTATCGCCTCGGCGATAGTGCCGCCGGTGCTTATGATGTCGTCCATGAGCACCACGTCCCTTCCCCTGATATCTAAACTTTTTGGGGCTATCCTCACCTCTTCGCCCGATATCCTGGTCTTTTCGAGGTAGTCGTAGTGCAGGCCGCGGGGCTCGGCGGCGGATTTTGCAAGGCTAAGGGCGCCATCATCAGGGGCCAGGATGGTCGTGTCCTTGAGCTCCATGCCGTCAATATAATTCCCGAGCTCTGGGGCGGCGTTCAGGTCAACGGCAGGGCAAGGGAAGTGCTCCAAAATGGAGCGGTCATGTACGTTTATGGTGAAAACGCGGTCCGCTTTTATGCACCTGGCCAGCGCCCTCGCCGTGACGGGCTCACCGGGCTTGAAGCGCTTATCCTGTCTCGCATAGCCAAAGTATGGCACCACCGCCGTGATGCTCCTTGCCTCATCGCAAGCGTCTATAAGCTCCAATAAATAGATGAAATCAGAAGCCCGGAAAGTGCTCTGGATTATCACGACGTCCTCATTCCTGATGTCGCCCGTCACCCGGCAATACACCTCCCCATCCGGGAACTCCTTATACTCCGTAAGGTCCACGCCACACCTCAAAAGCGATGCCACCCTCGTCGCGAGGAGCTGTGATGCCGGCCCCGACACGATCCTCATATCTTGCCCTCAATCATGCTTTACACGCTAATCGCCTACACGGCGCTTATGCCATATAAAGCTATAGCCTGCATAAGATTTAATGCCTATCCACGTCATAGGGTATGCGAGTATGAAGGTCATCTCAATCATAGGCTACCATAAGGCTGGCAAGACAACGCTTGTCGAGAGGCTGGTAAAAGAATTGCTGAAACATGGCTCGGTAGGCACCATTAAGCATACCAGGGAGGAAATCGTGCCGCAGGCGGGCGATACCGAGCGCCACCTCAACGCCGGGGCAGGGGTTACTATAGCAGTGACTCCGACCAGAAGCGTAAAGATCGTAAAAAATGCTGGCCTAAATGACGCGCTCGCCCAGCTCTCCAGGGACGGGATGGATTTCGCAGTCGTGGAGGGCTTCAAGGAGAGCGGCCTGCCCAAGATAGCCATAGGAGACGTGGAGGCGCCGAACATAGTGGCCCGCGTGGACGCCAATGCCAGCGGCGAAGAGCTGGCGAGGATAGCTATGGCTCAGCCAGACCAGGTCACGCTGGAGCATCTAGTCGCAAAAATAAAAAGAAGCCCACGCTATAAAGAGGCCGGGGCAATAGGCACGTTCACGGGGGTAGTGCGCGAGATCGCGGGCGATGAAAGGACCGAGGCGCTGGAGTTCGAAAGCTTCGACGAGGTTGCCAGAGAGCGCATAAAGGCCATAGAGGACGACCTGAAAAAGAGGGAGGGCATACTTGAGGCCCTGATCTATCATAAGACGGGCCGCATCAAGGCAGGCGAGGATATTGTTTATATAGTCATACTCTCCGGGCACAGGCAAGAGCTGTTCCCGGCGCTGAAAGACGCGATAGAAAGGGTTAAGGCAGAGGTCCCCATCTGGAAGAAAGAGTTCACGACCGGGGGCGACTTCTGGGTACATGACATTCACTGAGGAAGCGATATGGCATTATTCGGGACTAATGGCGTTAGAGGCGTGGCCAACGTAGAGCTGACGACCGACATGGCTATGGACCTGGCGAAGGGGTTCGGGACATTTAAGCCGGGAACGATAGCTGTCGGGAGGGATACGAGAGAGTCGGGCGAGATGATCAAGGCGGCGGTCATCGCCGGACTGCTTTCGACGGGCTGCAGGGTCATAGACCTCGGAATCGCGCCCACCCCGGCCATACAGTACTACGTCAGGGAGTGCGGCCTGGACGGCGGAATAGTCATCACGGCGTCCCATAACCCGCCTGAGTATAACGGCAT from Methanocella conradii HZ254 harbors:
- a CDS encoding molybdopterin synthase, whose translation is MKVISIIGYHKAGKTTLVERLVKELLKHGSVGTIKHTREEIVPQAGDTERHLNAGAGVTIAVTPTRSVKIVKNAGLNDALAQLSRDGMDFAVVEGFKESGLPKIAIGDVEAPNIVARVDANASGEELARIAMAQPDQVTLEHLVAKIKRSPRYKEAGAIGTFTGVVREIAGDERTEALEFESFDEVARERIKAIEDDLKKREGILEALIYHKTGRIKAGEDIVYIVILSGHRQELFPALKDAIERVKAEVPIWKKEFTTGGDFWVHDIH
- a CDS encoding LysE family transporter; translated protein: MFDLYSLLAGIFIGLSLAVPPGPVNAIIAAESVKRSYLAGIKVGLGAMTADATFLFITLIGIAVLFTGETVKMMASVAGSLILAYMAVKILKGHKKPLKESGKEDIKNHYMTGVIVGITNPASILWWVTAGAALIANFNAPGIAGFFIGIFIWVSSFSITLHFAQKKVEWLYPVIMLASGLVLLFFSVMLLYNAIMMAL
- a CDS encoding ribose-phosphate diphosphokinase, which translates into the protein MRIVSGPASQLLATRVASLLRCGVDLTEYKEFPDGEVYCRVTGDIRNEDVVIIQSTFRASDFIYLLELIDACDEARSITAVVPYFGYARQDKRFKPGEPVTARALARCIKADRVFTINVHDRSILEHFPCPAVDLNAAPELGNYIDGMELKDTTILAPDDGALSLAKSAAEPRGLHYDYLEKTRISGEEVRIAPKSLDIRGRDVVLMDDIISTGGTIAEAIKLLKAEGVRDVYVACVHPVFAHNAYLKLYDAGVKEVIATDTLERPMSKVTVAPVIAEAVKRLS